One part of the Microlunatus elymi genome encodes these proteins:
- a CDS encoding LCP family protein gives MKSPAEHPTDPRHLAGQPSNGQQSNGRRVGRRALLIGGIALVPVVAFGSYEAWSLTHGLDQLKRTVDLPKATNRGSDSATATDPDKGKAVDVLLLGSDSRDQSQSLEGKAGDGRSDTIMLLHLDADRKHAYLISFPRDMWVNIPGHGDNKINAAYSYGGTELVAETINELTGITIDHAAVIDFSGFADLTEAVGGVTVDNTQAFSTHGFNYPKGKITISGKKALWFVRERHALADGDFDRAANQRKVVKALVAKIAGPSVLANPAKLSAVVSKLAKYVTVDSGLTDEAILGLAASMKDASRSLVTLQAPVSGTSMIDGQSVDVVDTKKMKRLAAALQKDNLASYAA, from the coding sequence GTGAAATCCCCAGCTGAGCACCCGACCGACCCGCGACACCTGGCTGGTCAGCCGTCGAACGGGCAGCAGTCCAACGGCCGCAGAGTCGGCCGGCGGGCGCTGCTGATCGGCGGGATCGCGCTGGTTCCGGTGGTGGCATTCGGCTCCTACGAAGCCTGGTCGCTGACCCACGGACTCGACCAACTGAAGCGGACCGTCGACCTGCCCAAGGCGACCAACCGGGGATCTGACTCGGCTACCGCAACCGACCCGGACAAGGGCAAGGCCGTCGATGTGTTGCTGCTCGGCTCGGACAGTCGCGATCAGTCGCAGAGCCTGGAGGGCAAGGCCGGCGACGGACGCAGCGACACGATCATGCTGCTGCATCTGGACGCCGACCGGAAGCACGCCTACCTGATCTCGTTCCCCCGCGACATGTGGGTGAACATACCCGGCCACGGCGACAACAAGATCAATGCCGCGTACTCCTACGGCGGCACCGAACTGGTGGCCGAGACGATCAACGAGCTGACCGGTATCACCATCGACCATGCCGCGGTGATCGACTTCTCCGGATTCGCCGATCTGACCGAGGCGGTCGGCGGCGTGACCGTCGACAACACGCAGGCGTTCAGCACCCACGGCTTCAACTATCCGAAGGGCAAGATCACCATCTCGGGCAAGAAGGCGCTCTGGTTCGTACGGGAGCGGCATGCGCTGGCCGACGGCGACTTCGACCGCGCAGCGAATCAGCGCAAGGTGGTCAAGGCGTTGGTGGCCAAGATCGCCGGCCCGTCGGTCCTGGCCAACCCGGCCAAACTTTCCGCCGTCGTCTCCAAGCTGGCCAAGTACGTCACGGTCGACTCCGGTCTGACCGACGAGGCGATCCTCGGGCTGGCCGCGTCGATGAAGGACGCCTCACGGTCGCTGGTCACCCTGCAGGCGCCGGTGTCCGGCACCTCGATGATCGACGGTCAGTCGGTGGACGTGGTCGACACCAAGAAGATGAAGCGGCTCGCGGCCGCGTTGCAGAAGGACAACCTCGCGTCGTACGCGGCTTGA
- a CDS encoding alpha-L-arabinofuranosidase C-terminal domain-containing protein, which translates to MSRIHQHLRQRTNLFGTRRVVVEPGRCAVRLRAGWRTVPRRSAGDFHDQGVINTVSRLAAPATATIEIDTRHPVGVIDDNIYGHFLESAFFGNIEGGVLDEGSGLSIKEPGLLQGLRADVLELCRELMPGPIRWPGGNFTSGYHWTDGIGPRNHRPTRLELAWGGRESNRFGTDEFLAWCEAVGGRPYLAHSARDVEEAVRWVEYTNAAAGSTTLARARERNGRSAPWRVRYWGVGNEVYGPWQLGHRSAEAYARDAREHAGFMKAVDPSIITIGVGIPPYQQECQEEWTRPLLQRAGRQLDLLSLHLYGANAGLYLADDYDDTLSQSVHFENELQSYSRLVAELADQAGLDRPPGLVMDEWNIRHVEPAGWPQPQPGADGGTAPRDLPSTDAPAANGDGYRVNRWSPRTLTDALFYAGVFNAVHRTAGLPAPFAMANAVNLVNANGIVVARPGGAVRSTAFWVWKLYREQTGRTALTARVNGPARTGAIRHGDVRDKHGDFLTSPGTIADLDVSATLAADGSLRLAVINRHRSRPSTAKLILDGAADGPRTARIHCLGGDLDDPSTANTLDRPDAVAARDHGEVEAVDGGWTFPPHSLSILTLSR; encoded by the coding sequence ATGAGCCGTATCCATCAACACCTCCGTCAGCGAACCAACCTATTCGGTACCCGGCGGGTGGTGGTCGAACCCGGCCGGTGCGCCGTCCGGCTGCGGGCCGGATGGCGTACGGTGCCGCGCAGGTCAGCAGGGGATTTTCATGATCAAGGAGTGATCAACACCGTGAGCAGGCTCGCAGCACCGGCCACCGCGACGATCGAGATCGACACTCGGCATCCGGTTGGTGTCATCGACGACAACATCTACGGGCACTTCCTGGAGTCGGCGTTCTTCGGCAACATCGAGGGCGGCGTGCTGGACGAAGGATCCGGGTTGTCGATCAAGGAGCCCGGACTGCTGCAGGGATTGCGGGCCGACGTGCTCGAGCTCTGCCGGGAGCTGATGCCGGGCCCGATCCGCTGGCCGGGCGGGAACTTCACCTCCGGCTATCACTGGACCGACGGCATCGGGCCGCGCAACCACCGGCCGACCCGGCTGGAGCTGGCCTGGGGCGGTCGGGAGAGCAACCGCTTCGGCACCGACGAGTTCCTGGCCTGGTGCGAGGCTGTCGGCGGCCGACCCTATCTCGCGCACAGCGCCCGGGACGTCGAAGAGGCAGTGCGCTGGGTGGAATACACCAACGCCGCCGCCGGCAGCACCACGCTGGCCCGAGCCCGCGAGCGCAACGGTCGCAGCGCACCGTGGCGGGTGCGTTACTGGGGCGTCGGTAACGAGGTGTACGGACCCTGGCAGCTGGGCCATCGCAGTGCCGAGGCGTACGCCCGGGACGCTCGCGAGCACGCCGGATTCATGAAGGCGGTCGATCCGTCGATCATCACCATCGGGGTCGGGATTCCGCCGTACCAGCAGGAATGTCAGGAGGAGTGGACGCGGCCGTTGCTGCAGCGGGCCGGTCGGCAGCTGGATCTGCTCTCGCTGCATCTGTACGGTGCCAACGCCGGTCTCTACCTGGCCGACGACTACGACGACACGCTCTCCCAGAGCGTGCACTTCGAGAACGAGCTGCAGTCCTACTCGCGGCTGGTCGCCGAGTTGGCCGATCAGGCCGGTCTCGACCGGCCGCCTGGCCTGGTGATGGACGAATGGAACATCCGGCATGTCGAGCCCGCGGGATGGCCCCAGCCGCAGCCGGGTGCCGACGGCGGCACCGCGCCCCGCGACCTTCCCTCGACCGACGCCCCTGCCGCCAATGGCGACGGCTATCGGGTGAATCGGTGGAGTCCGCGCACGCTGACCGATGCGCTGTTCTACGCCGGAGTGTTCAACGCCGTGCACCGAACCGCCGGACTACCGGCACCGTTCGCGATGGCCAACGCGGTCAACCTGGTCAACGCCAACGGGATCGTGGTGGCCCGGCCGGGCGGCGCCGTACGCAGCACCGCGTTCTGGGTGTGGAAGCTCTATCGGGAGCAGACCGGGCGCACTGCTTTGACCGCTCGGGTCAACGGGCCGGCACGCACCGGCGCGATCCGGCACGGCGACGTACGCGACAAGCACGGCGACTTCCTCACCAGCCCGGGCACCATCGCCGACCTGGACGTGTCGGCGACCCTGGCCGCCGACGGCAGCCTCCGGCTCGCGGTGATCAACCGCCACCGCAGCCGCCCCAGCACCGCGAAGTTGATCTTGGACGGAGCCGCCGACGGGCCGCGGACCGCGCGGATTCACTGCCTGGGCGGCGATCTGGACGACCCGTCGACCGCGAACACCCTTGACCGCCCGGACGCGGTCGCGGCACGGGATCACGGCGAGGTCGAGGCGGTCGACGGCGGCTGGACCTTCCCGCCGCACTCGCTGTCGATCCTGACCCTGTCCCGCTGA
- a CDS encoding TOBE domain-containing protein, producing the protein MPHYRISQAAGLLGVSDDTVRRWIESSRLKVVDGPGPTRIDGAELARLAQQVATEPTGGDPVATSARNRFTGLVTRVVKDEVMAQVDLQCGPFRVVSLMSAEAADDLGLEPGVLAVAAVKATTVVVEVPQ; encoded by the coding sequence GTGCCGCACTATCGGATATCTCAGGCCGCCGGTCTGCTGGGCGTGAGCGACGACACCGTACGCCGTTGGATCGAGTCGAGCCGGTTGAAGGTCGTCGACGGCCCCGGGCCGACCCGGATCGACGGAGCCGAACTGGCCCGCCTGGCCCAACAGGTGGCGACCGAACCGACCGGCGGCGACCCGGTGGCCACCAGTGCTCGCAATCGCTTCACCGGGCTGGTCACCCGGGTGGTCAAGGACGAGGTGATGGCCCAGGTCGACCTGCAGTGCGGCCCGTTTCGGGTCGTCTCGCTGATGTCGGCGGAGGCAGCCGATGATCTCGGGCTGGAGCCGGGAGTGCTGGCGGTGGCCGCGGTCAAGGCCACCACGGTCGTGGTCGAGGTGCCGCAATGA
- a CDS encoding MFS transporter translates to MLGVGLLDQAVSAYFVHGAAFLIPELNRLGLSLSQAGALVAAPTIGIMLTLVAWGAFVDRFGERRALMIGLGLTAAAAVAAALIGSTGAVGPTVGATSISTGRLVGLGVFLGLGGMAAASSNVASGRIVVGWFPAHRRGLAMGIRQMAQPLGVGIAALTVPVLAERHGLGAALWLAAALALVAVLCTVIVVIDPPRPSRTAADQAGHLRNPYRGSSFLWRVHAVSVLLVVPQFTVWTFMLVWLVADRGWAAGTAGLLVAGTQFLGAIGRIGAGQLSDLVRSRMRPLRWVAIAAALTMGLLALLDQLHSPWAVVIMVVASVITVADNGLAFTAIAEVAGPFWSGRALGTQNTAQFLAASAVAPVVGGLIGLVGYPAAFALVALCPAAAVPLVPHDHRRHVEPASTGTSSASATDR, encoded by the coding sequence ATGCTCGGGGTCGGGTTGCTCGACCAGGCGGTCAGCGCGTACTTCGTGCACGGTGCGGCCTTTCTCATTCCCGAGCTCAACCGGCTGGGGCTGAGCCTCAGTCAAGCCGGCGCGCTGGTCGCAGCGCCCACCATCGGCATCATGCTGACGCTGGTTGCATGGGGCGCGTTCGTCGATCGTTTCGGGGAACGCCGCGCACTGATGATCGGACTGGGGCTGACCGCTGCGGCCGCAGTTGCGGCGGCACTGATCGGCAGTACGGGCGCGGTCGGGCCCACGGTAGGCGCGACGTCGATCAGTACGGGTCGGCTGGTCGGGCTGGGTGTCTTCCTCGGGCTGGGCGGGATGGCTGCGGCCAGTTCGAACGTGGCCAGCGGCCGAATCGTGGTCGGTTGGTTCCCGGCCCATCGGCGCGGCTTGGCGATGGGCATCCGGCAGATGGCGCAGCCGTTGGGGGTCGGGATCGCCGCGCTGACCGTACCGGTGCTGGCCGAGCGGCACGGGCTGGGTGCGGCACTCTGGCTGGCCGCCGCCCTGGCGCTGGTCGCCGTGCTGTGCACCGTGATCGTGGTGATCGATCCGCCACGGCCGTCGCGCACTGCCGCCGATCAGGCCGGGCACCTGCGCAATCCCTACCGTGGCAGCAGTTTTCTGTGGCGCGTGCATGCGGTCTCGGTGCTGTTGGTGGTGCCGCAGTTCACCGTCTGGACGTTCATGCTGGTATGGCTGGTCGCCGACCGCGGCTGGGCGGCCGGGACGGCAGGGCTGCTGGTGGCCGGCACTCAGTTCCTCGGTGCCATCGGCCGGATCGGTGCGGGTCAGCTGTCCGATCTGGTACGCAGCCGGATGCGCCCGCTGCGCTGGGTTGCGATCGCGGCGGCCCTGACCATGGGCCTGCTCGCGCTCCTTGATCAACTTCACTCGCCGTGGGCGGTGGTGATCATGGTGGTCGCCTCGGTGATCACCGTTGCCGACAACGGCTTGGCGTTCACCGCGATCGCCGAGGTCGCCGGTCCCTTCTGGTCCGGGCGGGCGCTCGGCACCCAGAACACCGCCCAATTTCTGGCCGCATCGGCCGTCGCGCCGGTCGTCGGCGGTCTGATCGGTCTGGTCGGCTACCCCGCCGCCTTCGCGCTGGTGGCGTTGTGCCCGGCCGCCGCGGTGCCCTTGGTGCCCCATGATCATCGCCGCCACGTCGAACCGGCGTCGACCGGTACGAGCAGTGCGTCCGCCACCGACCGTTGA
- a CDS encoding ABC transporter permease — MTSRTATGSRPPVLLAIPAMIGLAFLVLPLIGLVVRAPWSDAGSILRGADAWLALRLSLITATIATALVLLLGVPLAWLLARPGGRFRSLLRAVITVPLVLPPVVGGVALFTVLGRSGIIGRPLYELTGFAFPFTPYAVVLAQAFVALPYLVLAVEGALRAADRRYEDAAQTLGARPVTVFWRVTVPLIGPGIASGAVLAWARALGEFGATITFAGNFPGTTQTMPLAVYLALQTDPDAALLLSVLLLAVSVAVLAVLRDRWVRSW, encoded by the coding sequence ATGACCTCCAGGACCGCGACCGGCAGTCGACCTCCGGTGCTGCTGGCGATCCCGGCCATGATCGGGCTCGCGTTCCTGGTGCTGCCGCTGATCGGGTTGGTGGTCCGGGCTCCGTGGTCCGATGCCGGCTCGATCCTGCGCGGAGCCGACGCCTGGCTGGCGTTGCGGTTGTCGCTGATCACCGCCACCATCGCCACCGCACTGGTGTTGCTGCTCGGCGTCCCGCTGGCCTGGCTGCTGGCCAGGCCCGGCGGCCGGTTCCGCTCGCTGCTGAGGGCAGTGATCACGGTGCCGCTGGTGCTGCCGCCGGTGGTCGGCGGGGTTGCCCTGTTCACCGTGTTGGGCCGGTCGGGGATCATCGGCCGGCCGCTGTACGAGCTGACCGGCTTCGCCTTCCCGTTCACCCCGTACGCAGTGGTGCTGGCCCAGGCCTTCGTCGCACTGCCGTACCTGGTGCTGGCCGTCGAGGGCGCACTCCGGGCTGCCGATCGCCGCTACGAGGATGCCGCGCAGACGCTCGGGGCGCGGCCGGTTACGGTGTTCTGGCGGGTCACGGTGCCGCTGATCGGACCCGGAATCGCCTCCGGCGCCGTACTGGCCTGGGCTCGTGCGCTGGGCGAATTCGGCGCCACGATCACCTTCGCCGGCAACTTTCCCGGCACCACCCAGACCATGCCGCTGGCGGTCTATCTCGCGCTGCAGACCGATCCGGACGCCGCACTGCTGTTGTCGGTGCTGCTGCTGGCCGTCTCGGTCGCCGTGCTGGCCGTGCTTCGCGACCGCTGGGTGCGCTCATGGTGA
- a CDS encoding SET domain-containing protein, with the protein MSKPLLARDLIMAGLEHGELRSMSRTGELRHLRRGAYFTAEQLTAEQYHRLLVEATFQLAESDSVISFGSAAVIHQLPVPRAAMQLVHLTRNRNCSGRIRTGVHVHVAPIAGPEAVVIDGLRVTSLDRTFVDLARTVRLSEAVAAGDAALRRGMDPRAVVEQLEQAKRRRGIRTARRAASVIDARSQSYGESLSRVVMIEHGLPLPELQVAFDGPDGFHAEVDFCWEDMKVIGEFDGEIKYGRLLRPGEVAGDAVFREKQREDRLRELGYIVVRWVWDDLFHPERLVARIRRALELGARLRR; encoded by the coding sequence GTGAGCAAACCATTGTTGGCCCGCGACCTGATCATGGCCGGGCTGGAACACGGCGAACTGCGGAGCATGAGCCGCACCGGCGAACTGCGACACCTGCGGCGGGGAGCGTACTTCACGGCCGAGCAGCTGACCGCCGAGCAGTATCACCGGCTGCTCGTCGAGGCGACCTTTCAGCTGGCGGAGTCGGATTCGGTGATCAGCTTCGGCTCGGCGGCGGTGATCCATCAGTTGCCGGTCCCGCGGGCCGCGATGCAGCTGGTCCACCTGACCAGGAATCGCAACTGCAGCGGACGAATCCGAACCGGTGTGCACGTTCACGTCGCGCCGATCGCCGGTCCCGAGGCGGTTGTCATCGACGGGCTGCGGGTGACGAGTCTGGACCGTACGTTTGTTGATCTCGCTCGCACCGTACGACTCTCCGAAGCGGTGGCGGCAGGGGATGCCGCACTCCGGCGCGGAATGGATCCGCGAGCCGTCGTCGAGCAACTGGAGCAGGCCAAGCGGCGTCGGGGCATTCGCACCGCTCGGCGAGCTGCCAGCGTGATCGATGCACGAAGCCAGAGCTACGGGGAGTCGCTCAGCCGAGTGGTCATGATCGAGCACGGGCTTCCGCTGCCCGAACTGCAGGTCGCGTTCGACGGGCCGGACGGTTTCCACGCCGAGGTCGACTTCTGCTGGGAGGACATGAAGGTCATCGGCGAGTTCGACGGCGAGATCAAGTACGGAAGATTGCTGCGGCCGGGGGAGGTCGCCGGTGACGCCGTGTTCCGTGAGAAGCAGCGTGAGGACCGGCTGCGCGAGCTGGGCTACATCGTCGTCCGCTGGGTGTGGGACGACCTGTTCCATCCGGAGCGGCTGGTCGCGAGAATTCGGCGCGCGCTCGAACTCGGAGCCCGTCTCCGCAGATGA
- the purF gene encoding amidophosphoribosyltransferase, which produces MCGIVGIVSSEPANQQLYDALLMLQHRGQDATGIVTADGPTFHLSKARGQVREAFRTRDMRSLLGNLGLGHVRYTTQGDAANEREVQPFYVNAPYGISLIHNGNLTNARQLADDLFHIDRRHMNSTSDTEMLLNVLATELQKQISGIELEPEQIFAAVRQTHQRLQGSYAVISLIAGYGLLAFRDPYGIRPLILGRRETDHGTDWIVCSESVAAEGSGFEVVREVEPGEAIFISESGELIARQCAAQTKLVPCAFEYIYLARPDSIMNGISVYEARLRMGDRLAARIRQQAPAGDIDVVMCVPESSRPAAMQVARNLGIEYREGFYKNVYVGRTFIMPGQATRRRSVRQKLNPISSEFKGKNVLIIEDSIVRGTTSSQIIELARASGANSVSFASAAPPIRFPNVYGINMPSPDELLAHDRSVDEINQLLGADRLIYAEVSDLIAAVTDGSPVDDLEVSCFTGNYVTGTVTQEYLDWVRTNQLS; this is translated from the coding sequence ATGTGCGGCATCGTCGGCATCGTTTCCTCCGAACCTGCCAACCAGCAGCTCTACGATGCCCTGCTGATGCTGCAGCACCGCGGCCAGGACGCCACCGGGATCGTCACCGCCGACGGGCCGACGTTCCATCTGTCCAAGGCCCGCGGTCAGGTGCGGGAGGCGTTCCGGACCCGGGACATGCGCTCGCTGCTCGGCAACCTCGGCCTCGGCCACGTCCGCTACACCACCCAGGGTGATGCCGCCAACGAGCGGGAGGTGCAGCCGTTCTACGTCAACGCTCCGTACGGGATCAGCTTGATCCACAACGGCAACCTGACCAATGCCCGGCAGTTGGCCGATGATCTGTTTCACATCGACCGCCGGCACATGAACTCCACCAGCGACACCGAGATGCTGTTGAACGTGCTGGCCACCGAACTGCAGAAGCAGATCAGTGGGATCGAATTGGAACCGGAGCAGATCTTCGCGGCGGTCCGGCAGACGCATCAGCGACTGCAGGGCTCGTACGCGGTGATCAGCCTGATCGCCGGCTACGGGCTGCTGGCGTTCCGGGATCCGTACGGGATTCGGCCGTTGATCTTGGGCCGGCGCGAAACTGATCATGGAACCGACTGGATCGTCTGTTCGGAATCGGTGGCCGCAGAGGGTTCCGGCTTCGAGGTGGTGCGTGAGGTCGAGCCGGGCGAAGCGATCTTCATCAGCGAGTCCGGGGAGTTGATCGCCCGCCAGTGCGCCGCACAAACGAAACTTGTACCCTGCGCCTTCGAGTACATCTACCTGGCGCGACCGGACTCGATCATGAACGGCATCTCGGTGTACGAGGCGCGGTTGCGGATGGGCGATCGGCTGGCGGCGAGGATCCGACAGCAGGCGCCGGCCGGTGACATCGACGTGGTGATGTGCGTGCCGGAGTCGTCGCGGCCGGCGGCGATGCAGGTCGCGCGCAATCTCGGCATCGAGTATCGGGAAGGGTTCTACAAGAACGTCTATGTCGGCCGGACGTTCATCATGCCCGGGCAGGCGACCCGGCGGCGCAGCGTACGGCAGAAGCTGAACCCGATCAGTTCGGAGTTCAAGGGCAAGAACGTGTTGATCATCGAGGACTCGATCGTCCGCGGCACCACCTCGTCGCAGATCATCGAGCTCGCCCGGGCCAGTGGCGCCAACTCGGTTTCCTTCGCCTCCGCCGCGCCGCCGATCCGTTTTCCCAACGTGTACGGGATCAACATGCCCTCGCCGGACGAGTTGCTGGCCCACGATCGCAGCGTGGACGAGATCAACCAACTGCTCGGCGCCGACCGGTTGATCTACGCCGAGGTGTCCGATCTGATCGCTGCTGTCACCGACGGTTCACCGGTAGATGATCTTGAAGTCAGTTGCTTCACCGGCAACTACGTCACCGGCACCGTCACCCAGGAATACCTCGACTGGGTCCGCACCAACCAACTCTCCTGA
- a CDS encoding sulfate/molybdate ABC transporter ATP-binding protein, with amino-acid sequence MVTKRGDRVPGLHADFRVRRGDFTLDLRLDVAEGEVIALVGPNGAGKSTTLRTLAGLLPPDAGTITLGDRILDDAGSHRPAHRRAVAVVFQDYLLFPHLTVLDNVAFGLRATGEGRAASRRRAQHWLARMDAVELAELRPQQLSGGQAQRVALARALATDPELLLLDEPLAALDARTRLTVRGELRRHLADFPGAAIVITHDPTDAAVLADRLVVIEHGKVVQTGTREQVAGRPRTDYVARLVGLNLLIGDGVDHGVRLDDGTMINTGRTVSGRLFAAFRPAAVALWRERPEGSPRNVWPVLVDGLEPIGDSVRVELIIGARPGGQTMIAEITPAAVAELGLDHGHRLWASLKASEIEVYPAD; translated from the coding sequence ATGGTGACGAAGCGAGGGGACCGGGTGCCGGGGCTGCACGCCGACTTCCGGGTCCGTCGGGGCGACTTCACCCTCGACCTCCGGCTCGACGTCGCCGAGGGCGAGGTGATCGCCCTGGTCGGGCCGAACGGCGCCGGCAAATCCACCACCCTGCGGACGCTGGCCGGGCTGCTGCCACCTGACGCCGGCACCATCACCCTCGGTGACCGGATCCTGGACGACGCCGGCAGCCATCGGCCCGCCCATCGCCGAGCGGTGGCGGTGGTCTTCCAGGACTATCTGCTGTTTCCGCATCTGACCGTGCTGGACAACGTTGCCTTCGGGCTGCGCGCGACCGGCGAGGGTCGTGCCGCCAGTCGCCGCCGAGCCCAGCACTGGCTGGCCCGGATGGACGCCGTAGAGCTCGCCGAGCTGCGGCCACAGCAGTTGTCCGGCGGCCAGGCTCAGCGGGTCGCACTGGCCCGGGCGCTGGCGACCGACCCCGAATTGTTGTTGCTGGACGAGCCGCTGGCCGCGCTCGATGCGCGCACCCGGTTGACCGTACGCGGTGAGCTGCGGCGGCACCTGGCCGACTTCCCGGGCGCGGCGATCGTGATCACCCACGATCCGACCGATGCCGCAGTGCTCGCGGATCGGCTGGTGGTGATCGAGCACGGGAAAGTGGTGCAGACCGGGACCCGGGAGCAGGTCGCCGGCCGGCCGCGTACCGACTATGTCGCTCGGCTGGTCGGCCTCAACCTGCTGATCGGCGACGGTGTTGATCATGGAGTCCGGCTGGACGACGGGACCATGATCAACACCGGTCGTACGGTGTCGGGGCGGTTGTTCGCAGCCTTCCGACCGGCCGCGGTCGCGCTCTGGCGGGAACGCCCCGAAGGCAGTCCGCGCAACGTCTGGCCGGTGCTGGTCGACGGCCTGGAACCGATCGGGGACAGTGTCCGGGTCGAGTTGATCATCGGCGCGCGGCCCGGCGGGCAGACCATGATCGCCGAGATCACCCCGGCCGCGGTCGCCGAGCTGGGACTCGATCACGGCCATCGGCTGTGGGCCAGCCTGAAGGCGTCCGAGATCGAGGTCTATCCGGCCGATTGA
- a CDS encoding MgtC/SapB family protein: MDTAHLILLQTNLQWDLQLERLPELGAALLLSLAIGFERQVRGKQAGVRTHALVGLGSALFMLVSKYGFADLLGVHGVSLDPSRVAAQIVSGIGFLGAGIIVFRSDAVRGLTTAASIWLTAAIGMACGGSLFVLAGVVSAAYFLVILMGPLLHRLSHRKGEAEMQIEYRDGHGLLRDIVEVITQRRWRISRLRTGSHRTDPGYVAVFIAAEGGTDPGDLLDAIASVEGVRSVDWAEDDDDNSS; the protein is encoded by the coding sequence ATGGATACGGCTCATTTGATCTTGCTGCAGACCAACCTGCAGTGGGATCTGCAGCTCGAGCGGTTGCCGGAGCTCGGCGCCGCGCTGCTGCTGTCGCTGGCGATCGGCTTCGAACGGCAGGTGCGCGGCAAACAGGCGGGCGTTCGCACGCATGCCCTGGTGGGGTTGGGATCCGCGCTGTTCATGCTGGTGTCCAAGTACGGTTTCGCCGACCTGCTGGGCGTCCACGGCGTCAGCCTGGATCCGAGCCGAGTCGCCGCCCAGATCGTGTCCGGGATCGGCTTTCTCGGCGCCGGCATCATCGTCTTCCGTTCGGATGCGGTACGAGGTCTGACCACCGCGGCGTCGATCTGGCTGACCGCCGCGATCGGGATGGCCTGCGGCGGCAGCCTGTTCGTGCTGGCCGGGGTGGTGTCGGCCGCGTACTTCCTGGTGATCTTGATGGGTCCGCTGCTGCATCGTCTCAGCCACCGCAAGGGCGAGGCGGAGATGCAGATCGAGTATCGCGACGGCCACGGTCTGCTCCGCGACATCGTCGAGGTGATCACCCAGCGCAGGTGGCGGATCTCCCGGCTGCGCACCGGCTCACATCGCACCGACCCGGGCTACGTCGCGGTGTTCATCGCGGCCGAGGGCGGCACCGATCCCGGCGACCTGTTGGACGCCATCGCCAGCGTCGAGGGCGTGCGCTCGGTGGACTGGGCCGAGGATGACGACGACAACTCCAGCTAG
- the modA gene encoding molybdate ABC transporter substrate-binding protein, whose protein sequence is MINNSGLNAGTISGRWIGNSMINSRLQKMIMIIAGVLLAIAATGCGDQQPASGRPTAGTSASAVTGKITVLAAASLTESFSTIGKNFEQAHPGSTVTFSFGSSATLATEVNQGAPADVLATADERTMKLVTDAGNASAKPAIFATNTLEIAVPAGNPGHVTGLADFADPKYKTALCAKEVPCGAAAQKVFADAKITPKPVSYETDVKAALQKVEQNEVDAALVYKTDVAAAGDKVHGIDFPEASSVVNQYPLVALKDAKNPDGAAAFVAYVRSAAGQQVLQAAGFGKP, encoded by the coding sequence ATGATCAACAACAGCGGGCTCAACGCCGGCACGATCAGCGGCAGGTGGATCGGCAACAGCATGATCAACAGCCGCCTGCAGAAAATGATCATGATCATCGCGGGCGTCCTGCTGGCGATCGCGGCCACCGGATGCGGTGATCAACAACCGGCCTCCGGCCGGCCGACCGCCGGCACCTCGGCGTCGGCGGTGACCGGCAAGATCACCGTGTTGGCGGCGGCCTCACTGACCGAGTCGTTCAGCACCATCGGCAAGAATTTCGAGCAGGCTCACCCGGGCAGCACGGTGACCTTCTCCTTCGGTTCCAGTGCGACCCTGGCCACCGAGGTCAACCAGGGTGCGCCCGCCGACGTGCTGGCCACTGCCGACGAACGCACGATGAAGCTGGTGACCGACGCCGGCAACGCGTCCGCCAAACCGGCGATCTTCGCGACCAACACGCTCGAGATCGCTGTGCCAGCAGGAAACCCGGGACACGTCACCGGCCTGGCCGACTTCGCCGACCCCAAGTACAAGACCGCCTTGTGTGCCAAGGAGGTGCCCTGCGGAGCGGCAGCGCAGAAGGTTTTCGCCGACGCCAAGATCACTCCGAAGCCGGTGAGCTACGAGACCGACGTCAAGGCCGCGTTGCAGAAGGTCGAACAGAACGAGGTGGACGCGGCACTGGTCTACAAGACCGATGTGGCGGCGGCCGGCGACAAGGTGCACGGGATCGACTTCCCCGAAGCGTCGTCGGTGGTGAACCAGTACCCGCTGGTCGCACTCAAGGACGCGAAGAATCCCGACGGAGCGGCCGCCTTCGTCGCGTACGTCCGGTCCGCCGCCGGCCAGCAGGTGCTGCAGGCGGCCGGCTTCGGCAAACCATGA